The genomic window TTCATCAACAGCACCTGCACCAACAGATGCACACAGAGCATCGCCTGCACCAGGAATTATGGGTGTTCCTTCTAATAAGCCACACTCATTAGCAGCCTCTTTCGTTAGATATCCAACAACTTCGTCTGATCTAACAAGTGGTGGAAGTTTCTTTGTATCAATACCTATATATTTAAATATCCATCTGAGCCAGTCTTTTTTCTTTAAATCTATCCCAAACACAGATGCATTTGAAAGCTCCATAACCCTTTTTCCAGTTGCCTTATATATAAGATATCCATTTGCATCAAGAAAAAGATCCATCTTGTCGTATATATCTCTCTCGTTTTTCTTCAACCAAAGGAGTTTTGGCATTCCATCTTTTCCAGTAAGTGGAGCTCCTGCAAGGAGGGCAAACACCTTAGAGTTTATAAATTTCCTCATCATGGATTCTGCTTCTCTTGTTGCTCTTTCATCAAGCCATATTATTGCATCCCGAAGTTTTCCATCTTTATTCATTGGAACAATTCCAAGCATCTGATTTGAAAATGTCATTCCAACTATCTCTTCCTTTTTAATCCCTGTCTTTTCAAGCAACTCTCTTGTCGTTTTGCATACTGCTCTCCACCAATCATCTGGATTCTGTTCTGCATAACCAATCTTTGGATAATGAATTGGATAAGTCTCTGTTGTATAATCTATGACACCTCCACGTTCATCAACGAGGAGCGCTTTATTAGAACTCGTCCCCAGATCATGCGAGATGATATACTCACCCATTATTTCCTCCTTGTAATTTATCATTTATTTAGAAACTCCATAGATATTTTACTAATTAAAAAAACTCTGTCAAATCCATACAGGCTCTAAAATAAAAAGTGTGGTAGAAATAAGCTACCCCTCTTATATAAAAGTCTCAATCTCAACAGTAATGTGACTGCTCATCCTCTACCACACTTATTGACATAGAGCTGGAAAAAGAAAAAGATGGACAAACTGAAGGATGCCATCCTCGAACTAAAAGAAGCCGTAAATTTATTAAAGG from Caldisericia bacterium includes these protein-coding regions:
- a CDS encoding FGGY-family carbohydrate kinase; the encoded protein is MGEYIISHDLGTSSNKALLVDERGGVIDYTTETYPIHYPKIGYAEQNPDDWWRAVCKTTRELLEKTGIKKEEIVGMTFSNQMLGIVPMNKDGKLRDAIIWLDERATREAESMMRKFINSKVFALLAGAPLTGKDGMPKLLWLKKNERDIYDKMDLFLDANGYLIYKATGKRVMELSNASVFGIDLKKKDWLRWIFKYIGIDTKKLPPLVRSDEVVGYLTKEAANECGLLEGTPIIPGAGDALCASVGAGAVDEGDAHVYLGTSGWIGVITRKHPTGKYGIAVIQSAEYDKSFLFAETETAGECLRWIKNEFYREESKDPKIENVYALMDKKVEEIEPGSKFLIFTPWLYGERAPINDPYVRASFINLSVSHRKEHLLRAVYEGVGYNIRWIVERIEKGFKFKIPSLRIIGGGARGDVWMQIIADITKRKVEVPPNCQERGAIGAAFIGFIALKKIESFSSLKKIIKVEKMFLPEEENAKIYDFLYERYKLVYK